The following proteins are encoded in a genomic region of Arachis stenosperma cultivar V10309 chromosome 4, arast.V10309.gnm1.PFL2, whole genome shotgun sequence:
- the LOC130976824 gene encoding elongator complex protein 2, translating into MTMQSSGTVGVKRVFIGAGCNRIVNNVSWGASGFVSFGAHNAVAIFCPKSANILTTLPGHKAVVNCTHWLPSSKFLFKAKQLEQHYLLSGDADGAIILWELSLIDGKWREVLQVPKLHKKGVTCISGIMLSQTEALFASTSSDGTICLWELVFPPTRNGDCKLSLLDSFSIGSKSMVTLSMTELPGTGGQIVLATGGLDNKIHLYCGGRTGKLVHACELKGHTDWIRSLDFSLPVSINGDANNIFLVSSSQDKCIRIWKMALRSSITTGKGIYKKEEISLLSYIEGPVLVAGSSSFQISLESLLIGHEDWVYSVQWQPPLVDSVERDAYYQPQSILSASMDKTMMIWQPEKNSGVWMNVVTVGELSHCALGFYGGHWSPSGYSILAHGYGGSFHLWKNVVNDNWLPQKVPSGHFASVTDVAWAKSGDYIMAVSHDQTARIYAPWKVEASLKKGEFWHEIARPQVHGHDINCMAVVHGKGNHRFVSGADEKVARVFEAPLSFLKTLNNASLQKNCSSDDVLTDVQILGANMSALGLSQKPIYVHAVHEAPERGVADGLDTLETIPDAVPTVFSEPPIEDQLAWNTLWPETHKLYGHGNELFSLCCDHRGELVASSCKAQSPTVAEVWLWQVGSWKSVGRLQSHSLTVTQMEFSHDDNFLLTVSRDRQFSVFTITRTGTDEISYSLLARQEGHKRIIWSCSWNPHSHEFATGSRDKMVKIWAIEKESSVRPLLTLPQFSSSVTALSWIGLQDRRNNGLLAIGMENGQIEMWRLSYNRADDGSILAPGLAATLAVRVHPFICHASTVNRLAWRKNDEDHMSMQLASCGADNCIRVFDVTVE; encoded by the exons ATGACAATGCAGAGTAGCGGCACAGTTGGAGTGAAGAGAGTGTTCATAGGAGCAGGATGCAACAGAATAGTCAACAACGTTTCATGGGGTGCTTCTGGTTTTGTCTCTTTCGGAGCTCACAACGCCGTTGCTATATTCTGCCCCAAG AGTGCAAATATTTTGACTACTCTTCCGGGTCACAAGGCAGTTGTGAATTGCACACACTGGTTACCAAGCAGCAAGTTCCTATTTAAAG CAAAACAGTTGGAGCAGCATTATTTGCTATCTGGAGATGCAGATGGTGCTATTATTTTGTGGGAACTGTCCCTTATTGATGGAAAG TGGAGGGAAGTGTTGCAAGTACCAAAATTACACAAAAAAGGTGTTACATGCATTAGTGGAATTATGCTTTCCCAAACTGAGGCATTGTTTGCATCTACTTCCTCAGATGGCACTATTTGTCTATGGGAATTGGTATTTCCACCGACACGCAATG GTGACTGTAAATTGTCATTGCTGGATTCTTTCTCCATTGGTTCCAAATCTATGGTAACCTTGTCGATGACGGAATTGCCTGGAACTGGTGGGCAGATAGTCCTTGCTACGGGAGGGTTGGATAACAAGATCCATCTTTATTGTGGAGGAAGGACAGGAAAG CTTGTACATGCATGTGAGCTGAAAGGACATACAGATTGGATTCGGAGCTTGGACTTCTCACTGCCTGTAAGCATCAATGGGGACGCAAACAATATTTTTCTGGTGAGTTCGTCTCAAGATAAATGCATCCGAATTTGGAAGATGGCGCTACGGAGCTCTATTACCACTGGAAAAGGCATATACAAGAAGGAAGAAATAAGCCTTTTATCCTATATAGAAGGTCCTGTACTTGTAGCTGGTTCATCCTCTTTTCAGATATCATTGGAATCTCTTTTGATCGGACATGAGGATTGGGTATATTCAGTCCAGTGGCAGCCCCCTTTGGTTGATTCTGTGGAAAGGGATGCCTATTACCAACCACAAAGCATCTTATCGGCTTCTATGGACAAAACTATGATGATCTGGCAACCTGAAAAGAATTCTGGTGTCTGGATGAATGTCGTCACTGTTGGGGAACTAAGCCATTGTGCTCTGGGGTTCTATGGTGGTCACTGGAGCCCAAGCGGATATTCAATCTTAGCACATGGTTATGGTGGTTCATTCCATCTTTGGAAAAATGTTGTCAATGATAATTGGCTGCCACAAAAGGTTCCCTCTGGTCATTTCGCATCAGTGACGGATGTTGCATGGGCCAAATCTGGTGATTACATTATGGCTGTTAGTCATGACCAg ACAGCTAGAATTTATGCTCCGTGGAAAGTTGAGGCATCTCTAAAGAAAGGGGAGTTCTGGCATGAAATAGCAAGGCCTCAGGTACATGGGCATGATATAAATTGTATGGCAGTTGTTCATGGTAAGGGAAATCATCGTTTTGTAAGTGGAGCTGATGAGAAAGTTGCACGAGTGTTTGAAGCTCCATTATCATTTTTGAAGACATTAAACAATGCTTCTCTGCAGAAGAATTGTTCTTCTGATGATgtcctcacagatgttcagattTTGGGTGCAAATATGTCTGCTCTTGGACTATCACAGAAACCTATATATGTTCATG CTGTACATGAGGCCCCTGAGAGAGGTGTGGCTGATGGTCTTGATACCCTAGAAACCATTCCGGATGCAGTTCCAACCGTGTTCTCTGAACCTCCAATTGAGGATCAACTGGCTTGGAACACACTGTGGCCTGAAACACACAAACTCTATGGTCATGGAAATGAACTATTTTCTTTATGCTGTGACCATAGAGGTGAGCTTGTTGCATCATCATGCAAG GCGCAATCTCCAACTGTGGCAGAAGTATGGCTTTGGCAGGTGGGTTCATGGAAATCAGTTGGCCGCCTGCAATCTCACAGCTTAACAGTAACACAGATGGAATTCTCACATGATGACAACTTTCTTTTGACTGTCTCAAGGGATCGCCAGTTCTCCGTTTTTACAATTACAAGAACAG GCACTGATGAAATCAGCTATAGTCTTCTTGCAAGGCAGGAAGGACATAAACGAATTATCTGGTCATGTTCTTGGAATCCACATAGTCATGAATTTGCAACAGGCTCACGGGATAAGATGGTGAAAATCTGGGCCATAGAGAAGGAATCGTCAGTCAGACCGCTTTTGACTTTACCTCAATTTTCAAGTAGTGTGACTGCACTATCTTGGATTGGCCTCCAAGATCGGAGAAACAATGGACTTCTAGCCATTGGAATGGAAAATGGTCAAATAGAAATGTGGAGACTATCTTACAACAGAGCAGATGATGGGAGCATTTTGGCACCAGGTTTGGCTGCCACACTTGCAGTACGTGTTCATCCATTTATATGCCATGCCTCTACTGTAAACCGTCTCGCATGGAGGAAGAACGACGAAGATCATATGAGTATGCAATTGGCTTCATGTGGAGCTGATAATTGTATAAGAGTGTTTGACGTAACTGTTGAGTAA